A part of Sus scrofa isolate TJ Tabasco breed Duroc chromosome 15, Sscrofa11.1, whole genome shotgun sequence genomic DNA contains:
- the CXCR2 gene encoding C-X-C chemokine receptor type 2 isoform X2: MTGFNFENYEGDDYNYSYSTDLPLILPDSAPCRPESLDINKYAVVVIYALVFLLSLLGNSLVMLVILYSRVGRSVTDVYLLNLAMADLLFALTLPIWATSKAKGWIFGTPLCKVVSLLKEVNFYSGILLLACISMDRYLAIVHATRTLTQKRHWVKFICIGIWALSLVLALPIFIFRRAIHPPYSSPVCYEDMGANTTKWRMVMRVLPQTFGFLLPLLVMLFCYGLTLRTLFAAHMGQKHRAMRVIFAVVLVFLLCWLPYNLVLVADTLMRARVIAETCERRNDIGRALDATEILGFLHSCLNPLIYVFIGQKFRHGLLKIMAIHGLISKEYLVKDGRPSFVGSSSGNTSTTL; encoded by the coding sequence ATGACTGGATTTAACTTTGAAAACTACGAAGGAGACGATTATAATTACAGTTACAGCACTGACCTGCCCTTGATTCTACCAGACTCTGCCCCATGCCGGCCAGAATCTCTGGATATCAACAAGTATGCCGTAGTTGTCATCTATGCCCTTGTCTTCCTGCTAAGCCTACTGGGAAACTCCCTGGTGATGCTGGTCATCTTATACAGCCGTGTCGGCCGCTCTGTCACTGATGTCTACCTGCTGAACCTGGCCATGGCTGACCTGCTCTTTGCCCTGACCTTGCCTATCTGGGCCACCTCCAAGGCAAAGGGCTGGATCTTTGGCACCCCTCTGTGCAAGGTGGTCTCGCTCCTGAAGGAAGTCAACTTCTACAGTGGTATTCTACTGCTGGCCTGCATCAGCATGGACCGCTACCTAGCCATCGTCCACGCCACACGCACGCTGACCCAGAAGCGCCACTGGGTCAAGTTCATATGCATAGGCATCTGGGCCCTGTCCTTGGTCCTGGCCCTGCCCATCTTCATCTTCCGCAGGGCCATCCATCCACCCTACTCCAGCCCCGTCTGCTACGAGGACATGGGCGCCAATACAACAAAGTGGCGGATGGTGATGCGGGTCCTGCCCCAGACCTTTGgcttcctcctgcccctgctgGTCATGCTGTTCTGCTACGGACTCACCCTGCGCACCCTGTTTGCCGCCCACATGGGGCAGAAGCACCGGGCCATGCGCGTCATCTTTGCCGTCGTGCTCGTCTTCCTGCTCTGCTGGCTGCCCTATAACCTGGTCCTGGTGGCAGACACCCTCATGAGGGCCCGGGTGATCGCTGAGACCTGTGAGCGCCGCAACGACATCGGCCGGGCCCTGGATGCCACCGAGATCCTGGGCTTCCTGCACAGCTGCCTCAATCCTCTCATCTACGTCTTCATTGGCCAGAAGTTTCGCCACGGGCTCCTCAAGATCATGGCCATCCACGGCCTGATCAGCAAGGAGTACTTGGTCAAGGACGGCAGGCCTTCCTTCGTTGGCTCTTCTTCAGGGAACACTTCTACCACCCTCTAA
- the RUFY4 gene encoding RUN and FYVE domain-containing protein 4, with protein MAEEVAVIKITRDLKAAVSTILQGYGGGKQPVTDASAELHRLCGCLELLLQFDQKEQKSFLRARKDYWDFLCTALWRQRGDTEPVRFVHSQDKLKTPLGKGRAFIRFCLAHGQLAESLQLCLLNPELTREWYGPRSPLVCPELREDILDALYALNGVAFDLDLQRPDLDGAWPMFSESWCSNSRQTQGRRPRKIKDSPKEISATHGGPTGAHPKKPHASQASHLQDTPREEQLDGFSRSQQHNHLPPFGEKKKDAPRGLGPPQSIWGPEGEELQQDQEKGAPGTGICLENSTPSSKGQEEGTKGALKEVMGAEAKGRGFLLGAEGQRTAEGTHDQETEWSHTHRLLASSPKGTVGDTESGNRQEGEVLSIPGEPWLLQGLGTKEGSTMEKPQEQTGVTDVPRMEEQAEMALQDVVKSLRHGLQKTKEQVRHQEQLLKEQEEELKTLQEQLSRCQEERARLQAELEQKQQEAERRDAMYEEELGGQRDLVCAMKRRVLELIQEKDNLWQKIQHLSSLVPGCCVVCSKLFGRLSRRYPCRLCGGLVCHACSVDYKKRERHCPPCSQRREAQGL; from the exons ATGGCAGAAGAGGTGGCTGTCATCAAGATCACCAGGGACCTGAAAG CTGCTGTCTCCACCATCCTCCAGGGCTATGGGGGTGGGAAGCAGCCGGTGACGGATGCCAGTGCTGAGCTGCACAGACTCTGTGGCTGCCTGGAGCTTCTGCTGCAG TTTGACCAGAAAGAGCAGAAGAGCTTCCTGAGGGCACGAAAGGATTACTGGGACTTCCTCTGCACGGCCTTGTGGCGGCAGCGGGGGGACACGGAGCCAGTCCGCTTCGTCCACTCACAGGACAAG TTGAAGACTCCTCTGGGGAAAGGCCGGGCCTTTATCCGCTTCTGTCTGGCCCATGGACAGCTGGCTGAATCCCTGCAGCTCTGCCTCCTCAACCCAGAGCTCACCAG GGAGTGGTACGGCCCCCGGAGCCCTCTGGTGTGCCCTGAACTCCGGGAGGACATCCTCGATGCCCTCTATGCTCTCAACGGGGTGGCCTTCGACTTGGACCTGCAGCGGCCAGACTTGGATGGGGCCTGGCCCATGTTCTCAGA GTCCTGGTGCTCCAATTCCAGACAGACCCAGGGAAGAAGACCCAGAAAGATCAAAGATTCCCCAAAGGAG ATCTCAGCCACACATGGAGGCCCCACTGGAGCCCACCCGAAGAAGCCACATGCCAGCCAAGCCAGCCATCTGCAAGATACACCCAGGGAAGAGCAGCTGGATGGATTCTCCAGGTCCCAACAACACAATCATCTTCCCCCctttggggaaaagaagaaagatgctcCCAGGGGCCTTGGGCCACCCCAGAGCATATGGGGACCAGAAGGGGAGGAGCTTCAGCAAGACCAGGAGAAAGGAGCTCCGGGGACAGGGATCTGCCTTGAGAACTCAACACCCAGCAgcaaggggcaggaggaagggaccAAAGGGGCTCTGAAGGAGGTGATGGGGGCAGAGGCCAAGGGCAGAGGGTTtctgctgggggcagagggtcAGAGAACAGCAGAGGGGACTCATGACCAGGAAACAGAGTGGAGTCATACCCATAGGCTGCTGGCCTCCAGCCCCAAAGGGACAGTAGGGGATACAGAGTCAGGGAATAGGCAGGAGGGGGAGGTGCTCAGCATCCCGGGGGAGCCCTGGCTCCTTCAGGGCCTGGGAACAAAGGAAGGCTCCACCATGGAGAAGCCTCAAGAGCAAACAGGAGTGACTGATGTGCCCAGGATGGAGGAACAAGCAGAGATGGCCTTGCAGGATGTGGTCAAG AGCCTCAGACATGGGCTCCAGAAAACCAAGGAGCAGGTCCGGCACCAGGAGCAGCTGCTgaaggagcaggaagaggagctGAAGACCCTGCAGGAGCAGCTGAGCAG GTGTCAGGAAGAGCGGGCCCGGCTGCAGGCAGAGCTGGAGCAGAAGCAACAGGAGGCCGAAAGGAGGGATGCCATGTACGAGGAGGAGCTGGGCGGGCAGCGGGACCTGGTCTGTGCCATGAAGAGGCGGGTGCTGGAACTGATTCA AGAGAAAGATAACCTGTGGCAGAAGATCCAGCATCTCTCTTCCTTGGTCCCTGGATGCTGTGTCGTCTGTAGCAAGCTCTTTGGCCGGCTGTCTCGGAGGTACCCATGCAG ACTCTGCGGGGGCCTGGTCTGCCACGCCTGCTCTGTGGATTACAAGAAGAGAGAGCGCCACTGCCCACCCTGCTCCCAGAGAAGAGAAGCCCAAGGCCTCTGA
- the CXCR2 gene encoding C-X-C chemokine receptor type 2 isoform X1 produces the protein MISRVSNVKISLKSQRYPPPRIEIKFTSNMTGFNFENYEGDDYNYSYSTDLPLILPDSAPCRPESLDINKYAVVVIYALVFLLSLLGNSLVMLVILYSRVGRSVTDVYLLNLAMADLLFALTLPIWATSKAKGWIFGTPLCKVVSLLKEVNFYSGILLLACISMDRYLAIVHATRTLTQKRHWVKFICIGIWALSLVLALPIFIFRRAIHPPYSSPVCYEDMGANTTKWRMVMRVLPQTFGFLLPLLVMLFCYGLTLRTLFAAHMGQKHRAMRVIFAVVLVFLLCWLPYNLVLVADTLMRARVIAETCERRNDIGRALDATEILGFLHSCLNPLIYVFIGQKFRHGLLKIMAIHGLISKEYLVKDGRPSFVGSSSGNTSTTL, from the exons ATGATATCTCGGGTTTCCAACGTTAAAATCAGCCTCAAGAGTCAAAGATACCCGCCACCCAG GATTGAAATTAAGTTTACCTCAAATATGACTGGATTTAACTTTGAAAACTACGAAGGAGACGATTATAATTACAGTTACAGCACTGACCTGCCCTTGATTCTACCAGACTCTGCCCCATGCCGGCCAGAATCTCTGGATATCAACAAGTATGCCGTAGTTGTCATCTATGCCCTTGTCTTCCTGCTAAGCCTACTGGGAAACTCCCTGGTGATGCTGGTCATCTTATACAGCCGTGTCGGCCGCTCTGTCACTGATGTCTACCTGCTGAACCTGGCCATGGCTGACCTGCTCTTTGCCCTGACCTTGCCTATCTGGGCCACCTCCAAGGCAAAGGGCTGGATCTTTGGCACCCCTCTGTGCAAGGTGGTCTCGCTCCTGAAGGAAGTCAACTTCTACAGTGGTATTCTACTGCTGGCCTGCATCAGCATGGACCGCTACCTAGCCATCGTCCACGCCACACGCACGCTGACCCAGAAGCGCCACTGGGTCAAGTTCATATGCATAGGCATCTGGGCCCTGTCCTTGGTCCTGGCCCTGCCCATCTTCATCTTCCGCAGGGCCATCCATCCACCCTACTCCAGCCCCGTCTGCTACGAGGACATGGGCGCCAATACAACAAAGTGGCGGATGGTGATGCGGGTCCTGCCCCAGACCTTTGgcttcctcctgcccctgctgGTCATGCTGTTCTGCTACGGACTCACCCTGCGCACCCTGTTTGCCGCCCACATGGGGCAGAAGCACCGGGCCATGCGCGTCATCTTTGCCGTCGTGCTCGTCTTCCTGCTCTGCTGGCTGCCCTATAACCTGGTCCTGGTGGCAGACACCCTCATGAGGGCCCGGGTGATCGCTGAGACCTGTGAGCGCCGCAACGACATCGGCCGGGCCCTGGATGCCACCGAGATCCTGGGCTTCCTGCACAGCTGCCTCAATCCTCTCATCTACGTCTTCATTGGCCAGAAGTTTCGCCACGGGCTCCTCAAGATCATGGCCATCCACGGCCTGATCAGCAAGGAGTACTTGGTCAAGGACGGCAGGCCTTCCTTCGTTGGCTCTTCTTCAGGGAACACTTCTACCACCCTCTAA